From one Mytilus trossulus isolate FHL-02 chromosome 10, PNRI_Mtr1.1.1.hap1, whole genome shotgun sequence genomic stretch:
- the LOC134687377 gene encoding uncharacterized protein LOC134687377: MENSQWTIGGRLKHHASIRPEKNAFIIRPAKGPRDVISCHEIYEQSLSFAAGLFQKGLRKGDTVGISFFNSRQWLIATFGCQIIGAIPFHIKFRSENGKEVIRILQILGNCTAIILDSNDEKTNNKFIEGLVNWTNDKEKTVLCHLKCVICEGLENEIIQCINFTDVSTLGSDFDKSRLPETCPDDVIIYLTTSGSTGLPKLVPKTHIQLLDYGEGSVFACGMSADDVFFNDRLFDWLGGYPIVYLVSGSTHVTLFDQFSIGSFSDICGFMWQVMESEKCTVSKMLPLFIFELLKRENPTYRLRSIDTSGLPVPVNCAEVLGRFCDEFVSHYGSSEMNFVSFKHVKSQSEFSDYCVGKPLPWIEMKVVNKNGEIAEKNEDGELYVRNKKSFNGYFGNQYETNKSFDADGWFRTDDVAYMNEDSEYIVHGRCSDIILCYGAPLKPSNIEAVMMKHPGIAEVCVLRISDPVSFQKPCVCVVPKDGITLTVNELEAFALKDAINLEIMLIKTRKYVIFEKFPKTVTGKPNRKEILEIAEQRLQF; encoded by the coding sequence ATGGAAAATTCGCAATGGACTATTGGCGGACGTCTCAAACATCATGCATCGATAAGGCCAGAAAAAAATGCCTTTATCATACGTCCTGCTAAAGGACCAAGAGATGTGATCTCATGCCATGAGATTTATGAACAGAGCCTTTCATTTGCTGCGGGTCTTTTCCAGAAAGGTTTACGTAAAGGTGACACAGTTGGAATATCTTTCTTTAACAGCAGACAGTGGCTTATTGCTACCTTTGGTTGTCAAATCATTGGTGCTATTCCTTTTCACATCAAATTTAGATCAGAGAACGGAAAGGAAGTTATACGAATCCTGCAAATTCTTGGAAATTGTACAGCAATTATTCTAGATTCTAATGATGAGAAGACCAATAATAAGTTCATTGAAGGGCTGGTAAACTGGACAAATGACAAGGAGAAAACAGTTCTGTGTCATCTGAAATGTGTCATTTGCGAAGGTTTAGAGAATGAAATTATCCAATGCATTAATTTTACCGATGTTTCAACATTGGGTTCCGACTTCGACAAGTCACGTCTTCCTGAAACTTGCCCAGACGATGTGATAATTTATCTAACAACTTCCGGATCAACTGGTTTACCAAAACTGGTACCGAAGACTCACATTCAGCTTCTTGATTATGGAGAAGGATCTGTATTTGCATGTGGAATGTCTGCAGATGATGTGTTCTTCAATGACAGACTTTTTGACTGGCTAGGTGGCTATCCCATTGTATATTTAGTTAGTGGATCCACCCATGTCACCTTATTTGACCAATTTTCTATTGGAAGTTTTTCGGATATATGTGGTTTTATGTGGCAAGTAATGGAGAGCGAAAAATGTACAGTTTCGAAAATGTTGCCATTGTTCATCTTCGAACTTTTAAAACGAGAGAACCCGACTTATCGATTAAGAAGTATTGATACCAGTGGTCTCCCTGTTCCTGTGAATTGTGCCGAAGTTCTAGGTAGATTTTGTGATGAGTTCGTTTCACATTATGGTTCGTCAGAGATGAATTTCGTATCCTTTAAGCACGTCAAAAGTCAATCAGAATTTTCAGATTACTGTGTTGGCAAGCCTCTTCCTTGGATTGAAATGAAAGTTGTAAATAAGAATGGAGAAATTGCTGAGAAAAACGAAGATGGAGAATTATATGTTCGTAATAAGAAGAGTTTCAATGGCTACTTTGGAAATCAATATGAGACAAATAAATCGTTTGATGCAGACGGGTGGTTTCGAACCGATGATGTTGCTTATATGAATGAAGACAGCGAATATATTGTACACGGTAGATGTTCTGACATTATTCTATGTTATGGGGCTCCTTTAAAGCCGTCGAATATAGAAGCTGTGATGATGAAACATCCGGGTATTGCTGAAGTGTGTGTTTTGAGGATAAGTGACCCAGTGTCATTTCAAAAACCCTGTGTATGTGTTGTTCCAAAAGATGGCATTACACTTACAGTAAATGAGCTAGAAGCATTCGCACTAAAAGATGCAATTAATTTGGAGATAATGTTGATAAAAACACGAAAGTATGTTATTTTTGAGAAATTCCCAAAAACTGTTACTGGTAAACCGAATAGAAAGGAAATTCTTGAAATAGCTGAGCAACGATTACAATTTTAG